TTAACTTGAGGAAACTATGTGCTTTTTGACCGCTCGTAACTTGTTGCTATTGGCGCGGCGGGTTTCAGCAGAAATGTATGTGGGGTTGGAATTCATGTTACAAATTGGTGTGCAAGGTAGGCCAACCATTAGTGCATATTGGTTTCTGCATGCACCTGGCAATCAGGCAACATGTTGCCTGCTTATCTTTTGTTTATCAGAGCTACTACTACATGAAAATTCACGCAACAAAGATATATAGTTTAGCGCATCGGTCGACCTGTAGAACAGTAGAAAGAAATCTTATATGCAGGTATGGCATACCCTGACTTGCTAGACATCTACAGCAGAAGGCACCAATATAACTCTGTTTTCAACCATCAGAAACAAAATATATGGCAATCAGAAAATTACTTCTTGTATCGACTTAGCCATGTGTCTCTCACAAGAGACAACCTGCCATTTTACgcaaaaataaaaagtaaaaaattAAGAGACAGCCTGCCATGCCATAGTATCTTGGGAGTTCGGTTCTCGTCTTCAGTGCCGTTGGAGGCAGGACCACACAGGCCTCGAATAAGATTATCTAAAATGTTAACATCTTATACTATGCACTACGAAGGTGGTATCATACACTACGAGTAGCCTAACTGTACTGCGTGCTATTAGCTGGATGCAGGCCACAAAATCATTTGTTTCCCGACGGAAGGGCATGCAACATGCATTTCTGTTTGTACATATACTTCTAAGGGATTAGTCAAGGGTATTTTTGTCTCAAGTTCTGCTCGATTGCGTGTGTTGCCGAGAAAATATACCTTACAAAAAGGACGAAGGGAGTAGAAAGAAAATTACGTCACGGTTTTTCCCGTCGGGATTTTGAATCTAACTCTGATATAATTATCAGTGGTTTTAAAATGAAATCAAATTCATTCATCAAGGCCCCATAAATGTGACGATCGCAATTTCATTATAGTGAGACTAAATTTAGCCATTAATTGATTTGATATGTGTTCCCGAGAAATGAAGGTATCTAGATCTCTTTGGAAAACGGAAGGCAGAGATCATTTGTCGATCTCAATAAATACAACGTGGATACTTTTTAATTGATTTACAAAGATAAAACAAAGGCCAGtcaatttttttgtttctttgggGCAAGTCAAACGAGCGAGGCATTTTGGAGCACAGGCTCCATGGATCTCCTTTTTTGGGAAATTCAAAAAGTGTATTTCTGGTCCTAAAAAAATGGAAATATCATCATATTCATATGGATGTGTTTATAAGTGTATAAATTTTTCACGATGAGATTCATTGACATGTGAGCTACACAAAAGAGACAAATTCGTGGGTTCTTAATATTGAACAATGTGTGCACGTTCACCTTTTCAAATCACAAGTTTATATTTGTGTTCATTATTAAAAAGTAAAAAATCACGAATTTGTCCCTTTTGTGTAGCTCTTACGTTAATGTATATCATCGTCAAACTTTACACATATGTAGTATACATCCATGTGAACATGTGTGATTTTCTGCAAAACTTATTGAAACTTCAAAATGTgaattttgaaaagaaaaaaaaaagagctgCATCTGCATTTTTGAAGTGAAATGCTATATAGCATTCTATAAATGAAAACCGGATTGTATTATTTTTCTGAAATGAACTGGATTATATTTTTGCATCTGCAGATTTCTGCCCGATTCATTTCAGGCTTTGGTTTGCCCAAAAAAAATTAGATTCTTGGTTTGCCCAAATCAGTGTAACGAATGATGTATGGGCTTGCAGCTCGTGGGCTGTGAGGGACTTCAAACAGAAGCCCAATCAACGTGGTAAGTTATAGAAAACCCTAACTCCTtgcctcaaaaaaagaaaaagaaaaaggcagGCTCAGGCCGCACGCACAGACGAGCCGGCGGCGCATACTCTGTTTCCAGGTTGAAGCGACGGCGTCGGCGCGGGCGGCGCAACGAGCTGAGCGACGGCGACTCCGTGAGCAGGTTTGCCATGTCAATCCACTCGCAGATTCGCCAATGTCAACTCTGAACTTTGGGACATCAAcatttggatccatccactcgcaGATTCTCCATGTCGTCGACGTTCGCCGGTGTATCCATCCTGGCCGGCGGCGAGCTGTGCCCTTCCACCGAGTCGCCCGTCGTCACCAGCACGAACTGCGGGTACCACCTGCTTGTGGTCCAGGACTACTCGCGGACCAAGCGAGCGACACCCACCGGCACGAGCATCTGCTCTCGCCCTTTCATGGTGGGACGCCATGAGTGGTGCATCGAGTACTATCCTAACGGTCAGAAGAAGAGCTGTGCCGACTTCATTTCTCTATATGTTAACCTTCTCAACGACGACGACGATGCCAAAGAGCGTGTGAAAGCGAAGTTCGAGTTCAGTTTCATCGACGAGGCGGAGAAGCACAAGCCGATGTACATTTCTGGAACCGAGACACTCAGCTTCCGCGGCGAGTGTCTGCGGGGCTACGGCAAGTTCATGAGAAAAGATGTCCTTGAACAATCGGCGAATCTGATGGATGATTGTTTCACCGTCCGGTGTGACATCATGGTCTGCGACACCGAGGATGCCGGTAGCAGCAAGGTGCTCCTGACTGAAATAGACCAACATTTAAACAATCTCCTTCAGACTAAGGTGGGTGCTGATGTGACATTCGAGGTCAGCGGCGAGATGTTCGCTGCACACCGATTTGTGCTTGCAGCCCGATCAAAAGTCTTCATGGCACAATTCTTTGGCCCCATGAAGGAGGGCACTGCTGCATCAGGTGCCATCCAGATCAAAGACATGGAAGCAAAAGTGTTCAGGGCTTTGCTTAGCTTCATCTACACGGACTCACTCCCTCTATTGGAGGAGGACGACATGGAGGAGGACGAAGGAGAGGCCATGgaagaaggacaagaagaggaAGCAGCAGAGGATGAAATGGCAGAAGTTGCGGAACAAGGACAAGGAGAGGATGCAGCAGAGGATGCAACGGAGCTGCAATGGCTACAAGACTTGCTTGTAGCAGCAGACAGATATGATCTCCAGCGCCTCAAGTTTATCTGTGAAAAGCGATTGTCTGAGCGCATAGGTGTGACCTCGGTGGCCTCCACTCTTGCTCTAGCTGAGCAGCGCCACTGCCGCGGATTGAAGGAGGCGTGCTTGAAGTTTATCCAAGTCCAATCGCCCTTGTGTTTGCAAAAAGTAATGGCGACTGATGGCTGGGAGCCGTTAATTACGACCTATCCCTCTGTTTTGAACGAGCTCATTGCCAAACTTGCTTCAAACCAGAAGTAACACTCTGTGCTGTACGCATGTTCCTTGGACCTGTAGTGACTCTTGTCAGTCTTATGCATATATGGAATTCTCTAGAGATATTGTAGTCTGTATGTCTTGCTTTTGTCTCGTCGTGTAATCTGCCTATATGCTGAATCAGACAAACCTGGCATATGGGCATACTGTCTCCTCATGGAATGGTGGTCTGTAAATTCAGGAGCAATGAAGCAATGTTCATCTGCATTGCAGCAATGTGCAAGTTCCTTAGGCCTGTGGCGACTCTCTTATCAGAAGCGTCGATGTTTATCTGTGTTGCAGCAACGTGCGAGTTCGCCAGCTAGTCGTTGTATCCTCGTATATTTCTCTGTGCATTAGTTGTGTCTTATATTGTTTGCTGTCTACCTTCCCTGTCATGTTAAAAATCATTTTTCCAGTGGTTATCAAAAACATGTAAATCTTGATCCAGTACGCACCTTATCCTGGGTGCTCTGCTGTTCTCCTTGGCTGGTGCCGCCCATGGGAGAGGAAGGTCGGAGCTCCAGAAGTCCAATGCTGTAGGTGTGCCCCTGTTTTGAAGCGCCGTTGAATGCAATGCAGACAGGGGCCCTACTTGGGAGCTATGCTCGTGTTAACCTAGATAGGTGTGCAATCAATTGATATCTTAGCTGCTTCGATCCTGTTACAATTCCTTGCTGGGTATTAGAATCGAAACATTTGGCGGTGAACACGTTATTGTCTATATGTTCATGTCAGTTTGCATGAAAGCAGAGGATATGAATCATCAGTCTGCCTGTTGGTAAATTTTCATCATCAAAGTAAATATGAACACGTGTGGCGTAAACCGTATGCTCTAACTTGAGGAAACTTAGGTGCTTTTCGACGCTTGTAACTTGGCGTGATTGGCACAATGGCTTTGAGCAGATGTGCATGTGGGGTTGAATTGTTGGCCTATGATTCATTTTGCAAATTAGTGTGCAGGATAGGTCAACCTTTAGTACATACTGGTTTCTGCATTCACCTCCCAATCAGGCAACATGTTACCTGTTTATCGCACAGCCACGGTTACATGAAAAATGTAGTGCTGCCAGCAATGTTATGTTCAGTTGTGTAGGTTTAATATCACAAGCAACACGGATATATAGAGTTCCGCAACTCCGTCGATATAATTCGGTTACCAACCACAACTAACAAAAACATGACATATGGCTGTGACTTCGATCAGAAAAATATGTGCCCGTATCAACTTAGTCAAGCGTCCATCACAGGACACGCCCTGCCATGCCAGATGACATACTTTCAGCTACCTACACTGCATTCCCCGAGATTCAAGCGGCATGCGCAGCGAGATAGGCAAGGCGCCTCTCTTCAAAGGAGTACTCGGTGCTCTCTAGCAAACACAGCTCCGGCTTGTCATTGGAGACGCAGACAGGTGCAGCTCTTGCGGCAGTCAGAGCAGGCGTTGTGGTCATTTGCATAGGAGAGGTCACCGTCATCGGCGTCCTAGGACTTGGTGCTGCGAGTATCTTGGGAGTTCGGTTCTCGCCTTCGGTACCATTGGAGGCAGACCGCACGGGCGTCGATTGGATGCTATTTCCGGGTGTGATCTGCGTGAAGGGTTTACGAGGGGTTTCAGTCTCACCAAGAGTACTTGCCTTGAATGATAACTTCTTGATCGGAGGACTGGCAGTGCCTTTGCCTCTACTACCTGAAAGCGTTTTTTTTGTTTTCATCAGAGATAGTCTGTTAATTTGAAAGTAAAGAAACTGAACAACTGCATCAGCTATGGTTAAGTGAACTTGCCAGGGGACAGAGTGCCACTATCTTCTGTCTTCTTGGCTGAACGGACGGATCTTGACTGAGGTGTCAATGATTTTGGAGTTCGCACTGGTCCTCCGCCGACAGACAGCCTCCGGTTTGTACCAGCCAAGGGGTTTCTGGTAAGCTTCTTCCCGCTGTTCGACCTTGATGAAGGGCTCGGCTTTGATCCGTACAGCATCTCCTGCTCAGCTTTGAATTGATCCTCAAGCTTCTTCTGATCCTGCAATCGCTCACCCATCAGATACCATCCGCAGATGAAGACAGATACAAGTGCAGAAAAAGTTAAGCAAAATATGAATACCCTTTGTCTCTTCTTTTCCTGCTCCTTTTCTTCACGAACTATCCTATAATCATCAAGCATCGACAAAAGACTAACCTGAAAAGGTTGAATGGCATGAACTTTTGACAGTATAGAAACAGAAATTGTGTTTACACACAAGAACAGCAGTGAAATTATGGATACATACACCATCGTAAGTAAACTCAGTGCCCCTTTCTTTCTCCCAAGCTAGAACTTTGTTTGTAAGAACGTCCACAATTCCTGCTTCATGCAACAATAAACAGATCAGCAGCAGTATTTTAAAAATAACAAGCAGAAAATCGTACGTAGTAGAGGTGTTTCACCTGGTATCTTGTTAACCAAAACACGGGCTTTTTCAGCTCTCTTGAGCATAATATGTGCACCCCTCCCAGCATTATATCGGTTATCATCCTAACATAACATGTAGATAGTGAAATTAGTAGTAGTTGATATAGACCTGGATCAAGTAATCAAACACAACCATACTTTGCTGTAATCCTCTAACCAAGCTTCCTCCTCACATGCATTTAGCCACCTTTCAACTCGCTCAAGTATATCCTTCCTGCTAAAAGCATCTTCTTTAACTGTTGCGATGTATGCCTCGATTTGTTCTAGAAGAAGTGAGGGATCAATAGCACCTGCAATGAAATAAAAAAAAGCAAATTACGTTGGTTGTTACAACATTAATAAATTATATCAACAAACACATCTGTTTGTATCTGAATGCTGCAGCAAAGAAATTTACAGGAAAAATATCCTTATTCCGCCCGATGCGCCAAAGCATGTTAGAAAACTAGAAACGTACCTGCTTCAATGGCCTCGATATTGAACTGAGTTGCATAATGTTCATCTCCAACCAAATGCGCCCGTCGACGATGCTCTTCTAGTTCTGTTTGCTTCTTAAGAACTAAGTCCTTCATTTTACTGACTTTCAGTTGCTCAAGCCTCAATACCTCAGCTTCTACCTGCATCAACGAATATCATCTCCACTAAGTTAACCAAGAAAAACAATTAAAGCAAGTTCTGCAAACAACACATTGACTCACAAAGTTCATGACATCAATGGAAAGGGCATTGGCCTCTGTTATTTCAGGTTCTGATGCAGCAATATTGCATGTTATATTCTGGAATGACTGTTGCTCTTCTATCGGCGTATCCATAAGATTCCATAGTTCGAGCATTGTAGACGAGAGATCTTGAAGCTGTCAGAGCTAACAGAGTTAAGGGCCAAAAGCAGTCATATGATGATTTTCTAGATTAGAACCGTAAGATGCTAACCTTCTGCATCCTTTCAATTTTTGTTTCCCGTAGTCTCTGTATTGCCAACGCCAACCTCTCAATTGTGGTGTTGCTTATGTTCATTGGTACGCCATCCTCATCGAGACTGGGGTGTACATCAGATATTGTTTGTTTGAAGTCAACGGCAAGTACTTTACATAAGGAATGCAAAGTATTCAGGTAATCCATTACTTGCTTTAGCCGCTCACTCTGCAAGATATTCAGAAAATGACAGAGCTAGCATATGTGAGAAACAGAAAATGTAATCAGTGGGTACAAAGGGGAAAAGGCATGAATATGAACCTTCTCTTTCTCTAGGGACTGCAGCTCCATTCTTAACTCTTCTAGCCTTCTGCAGGATAGATCAGATTGATCCACAGGTGCTTTAAAAGGGACAAAATCTGCAGGTCTGATCTCAGATGATATCTTCTTTATCTTGCCTATAACATCAAGAATCTGATTCCATCTTTCGGCCTTTCTCTTCTTCATCTCTTCCAAATATGGGACGATTGCACTTAGTTCCTCCCGTAAGCCGCATCCTTTCTGTTAAGAATGAAGAAAAGATATGATGGAAAATACTCATTATTGGTGGAGTCCCAATAGGAAGCGCCAAGCCTTTAAAATTAGTTCCATTAACAATATATGTGTGGAGCGAACGCGCAACATCATTATTCTGAAGCTGTGTTTTACAGTTAAATTGGTCGGTTAATAAACACAGCTGCCTCGTTAGGATGGAATCAAAATGGTATGACTGCAACCAAATTTACACGAGCCTTAGTTTTCCTCTGCCTGGATTGGTTGGAATCACTACCATTCTGAACACTTCAGCCAACTGATTGTTGACAATTAGGCATACTTGCAAACACCTATGGGAGAACTGGTGCATTTATTTATTTGATAGGGGGTTCATATTTTAATATCCTGCTTTCTCATCAGATGAATGAAGTGACAGAAGTAACAAAAACAGATGGCTGTCCTGTCCTCGCAGGAATTTCTAACGTAGCTGACCTGCCGTGGCACAGAGTTAAGTTCCTAACACAATTAGGATCGACTGGATAACAGAATTGTAGGGACCCGAAATTCATTTACACAGTGTACACTGCACACAATTAGCATAGTAGTTTTGTACCAACCTGCCTGACGAGGACGGGCGGCTCGGCCATGGCGGAGcagacggcggcgagctcggcctgGGCGTCGGCGATGGCCTGGCGCAGCTGGGCCCGGCAGCGGCTGGCCTGGTCCACCTTCCTCCGGTAGGCGTCGAGGCACTCCTGCTGGAGCTGGAGCAGCATCGTGTCCCTCGCGGCGCCCTGCTCCCCGATCTCGTCCCAGATGAcctgcgcgcacacacacacgcaaccAGCCAACACAACCACGAGCGATCATCAGACCCGCCGCGAATCACACCGTCGCCGCACGTAATCGAAGGGGCAGCGGGCGCGCGCACCTGGAGCTCGCGCATGAGGGCGCCGCACGCCGTCTCCATCTGGAGGAGCTGGTCGCCGCCGCTCATCCCGGTCCCGGCGACGGCGCCGCGGCCTGCGAGGGGAGCGAATCGAGGGGGATCAGTTAGGGCCTGGCGCGGCTTAATTTCCGCCCCCGTGATTACGAGCTCACTCACCAGTGTGCGGCGTCTCGGCGTGCGGGCGGGGCGGAGGAGCGGTCGACGGGGGCGggcggaggtgtcgccggagaGGGCGGCGCGATTGGGGTACGGCGGAGGAGAGGTTTGATTTGAAATGGGTTGGAATGGGGAGGGAGGCGATTGCGGGGCACACGGGGTTGGCGTTTGTGTTTTCGGGATTTCCGGGGAGGAAGAAGGAACTGCGCTGGTCCCCACTCGTTTCGAATTCGCGTCAGGATCCGTCCTGGGCCTTCCGTTTTTCTTTCGTTGGGAAGGCAACGTCTGGGTTGGGCTCGCCTCCTCATTCTGTGCATTCTCAttctttctcaaaagaaaaaaaggaaatgtGCATTTTAAAACTGAACTCAAAAACCATGCCAAAAACAAATCGAACCGGTTTTTTTATATGGTCTTCATGGTATACGACATCGTTTTGAATTTCGGTTTCTTATATATACCAAAAAACCAGAAGATGAATTGAATTAACCGAAGTATTTATATTTCTTGAGAGAACACCATACAAAGCAGTCGATTGCATGAGCTTGTCGAGCTTGCATTGTCCAATATTCACATGCCGAAGCACACTCTTATATACACCTCGCATCAACCACATGGCATCTCTATTATTAAAGGGGAATGTGTATGTCGTCGTCGTTCGTACGCAACTATCAATGCGAAAACATTTTAAAAATCAAGCGTCGGATTAGTTTGGAAATCAAGCCATTAATGAATTAATTAGCAAGACAATTAATTACATGTGCAATTAATTAGTCCAATTAAATAGAGATTTTCCGTGTGGAATCAATTATCGAGTCATTAATACAATTATTTAATTACTAGGCAGCCAGTTAATAAGGCCTTCCAGATAATTAGAAATAGGGATTTAACTCTATTTTCCAGAATAGTCTAAACTGCTCATAATCTACCACCTCGCATGCCACAACTCTTTAAATATTGTTTCATCCCTAGCAACTTTTTGCATGCCACCACAACATTGTTTCATCCCATAGAAAAGCTACTAAAAGATTAAAAGGAGTTGCTGCCTGCTCACTCAGGCCCATGGTACAAGTTAATGGGCAGACCAAAGGCCCAATAAAGCTTGTAACTTGTTGTGTTTTTTTTTGCAAGAGTCAGATTCGTTAAGCACGTCCATTTTATTTTAATTTCTTTGTAACAATGTCTTGGTAAGGATGGATAACTCTAGGGTGGTTGATGCTATACGCTTAAATGAGGGACATTTTATGGTGGCGGCTCCTGTTCTTAACGACTATAGAGAATTTTTATGAGAGTTCAGGAAGGTTATTATTGAGCATTGTAATAGAAAAATCAAATGTAGTTGCTCATGAGCTAGTTGAGTAGGGGCATACAAACACCCCTTCTGTATGGGTGGATGCACCTCCGGTTTCTATTCCTAAAAAAGTAGCAGATGATGTAAGCATTATTTGAATGTAATAAaactattccctccgttcctaaatataagtctttgtagagattccaccatggactacatacggatgtatatagatgcattttaagtgtagattcacccattttgttccgtatgtggtctatagtggaatctcgtcaaagacttatatttaggaacggagggagtagctgtaaAGGCCTTTCCGTAGAAAGCAACATGtccattttttttagtttttggtAAAGTAGTCATGTTTCTCTACAGAAAACATGCTAAGCACGCGGAAATTGCTAGTGGAAGTTGAGCTCCACGGAGACCTTCAAATATAAAATTAAAAATTTGTGAAAATccatatttttacatttcaaaaaactGAAAGAAATAGAGATAGATAAAGGCATAGTGCATGTGTAAATTTTCAAGacgaaatacgttgaaatgagggttgtgcaaaaaaGGACATCTGAGGCTTTTTAACAAGTCGCATTTCAACGTATTTCATCCTGAAACTTTACACACATACACCTCACATCTTTATTTATTTGTACAATTTTTTCAGATATTTTTGAAACCAAAAATTCGAATTGCGGTTTTTTCTAAAAATCAGCCCCATGGAGGCCAAGAGCCAAAACGCCATtctcctaagagcatctccaatagatggtccaattTTTTCAGATATTTTTGAAACCAAAAATTTCGAATTGCGGTTTTTTCTAAAAATCAGCCCCATGGAGGCCAAGAGCCAAAACGCCATtctcctaagagcatctccaatagatggtccaaaatttGACGGTCCAAAATCGGAGATGTAAAATTTGGACCGCCAAAAAGTGCGTTTCGGAGCTCCGAAAAAcgctcaactccaacagatggtccaaaagagcaactccaatagatggtccaaaccAAAGATGTAAAAATCTGATAGTGGTCGTGCGGCTGCTGCCAGCCACTGTTCAGCCGCGATTGCATTGAAATAGCaacaaaaatttgaaaataaagtGCATCATCATCATAGTTTCAATCAAAAGTGCATCACCATCATAGTATCAACTCCCTCTACCAAAAGAGCATCGTCTCAATCAAAGTTTTTCGCCCTAGAAATTGAAATGCACATGAATATTACTCATGCGGGTCACCAACACCACCGGCGTTGTGAACCGTGGTacgatcatcatcttcaccaccgtCTTTGTCGACGTTCTCAACAAGCGGTGAACTCTCGTTGCCGTGAGCACCACCGGAAGCATCTTCATTGCGTCCCATGTTGCCGCCATAGCCACCTCCAGCGCCACTCATGTTGCCGCCATAGCCACCTCCCAAGCCACCCATCATGTTGCCACCAAAAGCACCTCCCATGCCGCCAAAGCCACCTTCCATGTTGCCACCGAAGCCACCTCCCATGTTTCCGCCAAATGCACCATTCATGGAACCTCCAATCATGTTCATGTAACCACCCATGGCACCTCCCATGCCTCCTCCCATCATCATTTGCCTCATGAGCATTTGCTCCTTCATGAGCATTTCATCGCGACAAAGTTCAACATATGCCTTTGCCTTGACATCAAGAGTTGATGTGTCCATAAACATAAACTTGAGTGTCCTCTCCTCAACCATCTTCCTCTCGTCGGccgcggccttcttctcctctaggtctaccttcctctcctcggccgcggccAACCTCTCCTCGGCTGCCGCCCTCTTCTCCTCGGTCGCCGCCCTTCGCCGCACGGCCTCACTCCTCTCCTCTATTTCCTTGAGCTTCAAGATTCTTTTCTCTTCGGCATACTCTTTCCTCGCCATGACAATGGCATCAAATCCTTCCTTGAGATCATTGTCTCCGGCCTTGGTTCCGTTCGCTTTCTTGTTTCCATTGGGCCTATAAGATTTTGTCGCGGAGTGAGGAGTGGGGCTCATCTCCTCAATGGAgacatcttcttcatcctcaagcaacgcattcttcttcttcttcgatgatTCAAAAGTCTCTTTAGTTTTTCACTTCTCCACATCCTTGAGTTCTTTGTAGCAATGATGAAAAGTGAAagcttttcctttccttttcttcttctcgccTTTCATGTTCCTCTCTCAAAACAATCCTTGTGCAATCATTTTCTACAATGAAACAAGcaacacatcatcatcaacatgtgGAACAAAGAGGAAATATTtgacaaagcacggacgaagaggAAATATTTACCAGATCACTATCACCGCAACCACTTGGGTTCATGCGAGCAACGTTTGACAAGCAACCGGCCCACTTTTGGCATTCGGCGTTGATGGTGGACCAACGTTGGCGTAGAGAGTCGCTCGAACGGAAGTGACCACTTGTGTTGCGCTCATCGAAATACTCCTTGATGCGTTGCCAATAGGTGTTCACCGTTTGGTCGCTTCCAACGCTTGCATCTTGAGAGATTTTCTTCCAAGCGGTGCATATCAACACATCCTTCGCGGTGGTATAATTTCCACTTCTTCCCTTGACAACAAAGCCCTCATCGTCCACATCAAGATTGTCATCGTCATATTGGGTTTCATATTCTTGTGACGCATACATGTAATCATCATTTGCCACATTTGTTGCGTGCATGAAAGCTTCATCATCAACACTACAATTGgacgcacaaacaatcaagaacacaTACAATTTGAAACAACAAACGAAAGCACAACCGAAAATTTTTATACCTTTGCGACATTTCGTCGAACATGTTGGAGGCGGTGGCCATCGGCGTGGCCACATCTTCCTCCacagccggcggtggcggcgggggaggttgAGGAATGGATGTGTGGCTgctggaggaggccgccggccgcACCGTCTGCGAGTCGTCACCCCGAGCCGCCGCGACCGCCTTAGAGACCTTCGTCTGTAGCGTAGAACTGTCGGTCGGGTTGCGGTTGCGGTTGGCCGGCCGTTTTACGCTGCCTCCTCGTCCCTTCGCCGGCTTCGCCACCGGCTGGGGCGGCGCCAATCCGGGCCGGCAGGCGGGGGGCGGCGGCATGGCAGCGGTTGCGGGCGAgatggcagcggcggcagcggctgcggcggcggcggggttgtcGCCATCGGCCATGGCGGCGCCGGACGGCGGGGGCGGCAATGGCCGGGAGGCTCGCGGGCGGGCGGGAAAGGAAATGAAGTGGCGGTTGGGCGTTCGCGAGCGGCGGCTGGTTTTGGACTAGATGCACCTCGTGATGTAAATTTGCACcgcgaggtgttgtattttacatcatgagGCCGCCGTCCAATTTTTTTTACATATAGACCGTCTATTGTAGCAGCGTTTTTTGCCCCAGACGGTTCAAAAGTTAGGTATTTTTACATTTGAACcgtctattgaagatgctctaagcaCGCCCATAGACTACAAAGCAAAGTAAAGCATGCATATGCAGAGCACTTCCGTTCAGCAAAGCATTCATTCAAGATCAACATTCCCAAGACTCTACATAACTAAAACATACAAAGAAGCCACAGTACTTAAACAAGGGTCGAAAACAGATGCGATGTTTgactttgcttgcaatgatatttCTATGTTATCATAACAAGAAACCCATCCTTTTCACCAGAAGAAAAAACACAGGACACCCCATAGTGGCACACACGATGCGATGTTTGACATTGCTTGCGTTGACTTGAATTTATTTTTCTATGTTTCTCAGAGAAACCA
This DNA window, taken from Triticum aestivum cultivar Chinese Spring chromosome 1D, IWGSC CS RefSeq v2.1, whole genome shotgun sequence, encodes the following:
- the LOC123175679 gene encoding BTB/POZ and MATH domain-containing protein 2; amino-acid sequence: MSSTFAGVSILAGGELCPSTESPVVTSTNCGYHLLVVQDYSRTKRATPTGTSICSRPFMVGRHEWCIEYYPNGQKKSCADFISLYVNLLNDDDDAKERVKAKFEFSFIDEAEKHKPMYISGTETLSFRGECLRGYGKFMRKDVLEQSANLMDDCFTVRCDIMVCDTEDAGSSKVLLTEIDQHLNNLLQTKVGADVTFEVSGEMFAAHRFVLAARSKVFMAQFFGPMKEGTAASGAIQIKDMEAKVFRALLSFIYTDSLPLLEEDDMEEDEGEAMEEGQEEEAAEDEMAEVAEQGQGEDAAEDATELQWLQDLLVAADRYDLQRLKFICEKRLSERIGVTSVASTLALAEQRHCRGLKEACLKFIQVQSPLCLQKVMATDGWEPLITTYPSVLNELIAKLASNQK
- the LOC123175690 gene encoding 65-kDa microtubule-associated protein 3, with translation MSGGDQLLQMETACGALMRELQVIWDEIGEQGAARDTMLLQLQQECLDAYRRKVDQASRCRAQLRQAIADAQAELAAVCSAMAEPPVLVRQKGCGLREELSAIVPYLEEMKKRKAERWNQILDVIGKIKKISSEIRPADFVPFKAPVDQSDLSCRRLEELRMELQSLEKEKSERLKQVMDYLNTLHSLCKVLAVDFKQTISDVHPSLDEDGVPMNISNTTIERLALAIQRLRETKIERMQKLQDLSSTMLELWNLMDTPIEEQQSFQNITCNIAASEPEITEANALSIDVMNFVEAEVLRLEQLKVSKMKDLVLKKQTELEEHRRRAHLVGDEHYATQFNIEAIEAGAIDPSLLLEQIEAYIATVKEDAFSRKDILERVERWLNACEEEAWLEDYSKDDNRYNAGRGAHIMLKRAEKARVLVNKIPGIVDVLTNKVLAWEKERGTEFTYDGVSLLSMLDDYRIVREEKEQEKKRQRDQKKLEDQFKAEQEMLYGSKPSPSSRSNSGKKLTRNPLAGTNRRLSVGGGPVRTPKSLTPQSRSVRSAKKTEDSGTLSPGSRGKGTASPPIKKLSFKASTLGETETPRKPFTQITPGNSIQSTPVRSASNGTEGENRTPKILAAPSPRTPMTVTSPMQMTTTPALTAARAAPVCVSNDKPELCLLESTEYSFEERRLAYLAAHAA